A stretch of Coccidioides posadasii str. Silveira chromosome 2, complete sequence DNA encodes these proteins:
- the DBP8 gene encoding Putative RNA helicase (EggNog:ENOG410PFQM~COG:A~BUSCO:6364at33183), which yields MAPRIERHTGPEEDREEEIHSHQSPSVSGDDDGVDISERPPKRRRLSDSESSENGPFVPQQPLPTLSRIKKKSDLSAAKGPDRNADQADPVTAKDAFALGLQSMDSSFSSLGLAPWLVGSLSAMAIRRPTAIQRACIPEILKGRDCIGGSRTGSGKTVAFAAPILHRWSEDPFGIFAVVLTPTRELALQIFEQFKAISAPQSLKPVLITGGSEMRPQAIALSTRPHVVIATPGRLADHIKTSGQDTIYGLNRVRMVVLDEADRLLASGPGSMLPDVETCLSAVPSSTSRQTLLFTATVTPEVRALKSMPRSKDRLHIFVTEISTENNTTIPPTLKQCYLQVPMTHREAFLHVLLSTDANSSKPAIIFCNRTKTADLLDRLLRRLGHRVTSLHSLLPQSERTSNLARFRASAARLLVATDVAARGLDIPSVGLVVNFDVPRNPDDYIHRVGRTARAGREGEAITLVGQRDVQLVLAIEERVGRQMVAWEEEGVSIEGRIVRGGLLKDVGGAKREALGEIEEGRDVLGRRVRKLKKTR from the exons ATGGCACCCAGAATAGAGAGGCACACGGGACCAGAGGAGGACCGCGAAGAGGAAATACACAGTCATCAATCACCCAGTGTGTCAGGAGACGATGACGGCGTCGACATCTCAGAACGACCTCCGAAGCGACGCCGCCTGTCAGATTCCGAATCCTCAGAAAATGGCCCTTTCGTGCCTCAGCAACCGCTCCCAACCCTATCGCGCATAAAGAAGAAGTCGGATTTATCCGCTGCCAAAGGACCTGATCGAAACGCCGACCAGGCCGACCCCGTTACGGCCAAAGATGCATTCGCTCTGGGTCTTCAGTCGATGGACTCTTCCTTCTCTTCGTTGGGCCTCGCGCCTTGGTTGGTTGGCTCGCTATCTGCAATGGCGATTAGGCGGCCCACAGCGATTCAAAGAGCGTGTATTCCGGAGATATTGAAAGGGAGGGATTGTATTGGTGGGAGTCGAACGGGTTCGGGAAAGACAGTTGCGTTTGCGGCGCCTATATTGCATCGGTGGAGTGAGGATCCGTTTGGGATATTTGCGGTTGTGTTGACTCCGACGAG AGAGCTGGCGCTTCAGATATTTGAGCAGTTTAAAGCTATTTCTGCTCCGCAGTCACTTAAACCTGTTTTAATTACCGGAGGCAGCGAGATGCGTCCGCAGGCTATCGCTCTATCAACGAGACCGCATGTTGTCATCGCTACCCCGGGACGTCTAGCAGACCACATAAAGACCTCTGGGCAGGATACAATATATGGGCTTAATCGGGTACGGATGGTCGTTCTCGACGAAGCTGACAGACTTCTGGCCAGTGGACCGGGAAGCATGCTCCCCGACGTGGAAACCTGTCTATCAGCGGTGCCATCATCGACGTCACGACAAACATTACTCTTCACGGCCACGGTAACACCGGAAGTTCGTGCCCTTAAATCTATGCCACGATCCAAAGACCGACTACACATCTTCGTCACCGAAATCTCCACCGAAAATAACACGACTATCCCGCCCACCCTGAAACAATGCTATCTCCAAGTTCCCATGACCCATCGCGAAGCATTCCTTCATGTTCTTTTATCCACGGACGCCAATAGTTCTAAGCCAGCAATCATTTTCTGCAACCGGACGAAAACCGCGGATCTACTGGACCGCTTATTACGCCGATTAGGCCACCGAGTGACTTCTCTACACAGTTTGCTACCCCAGTCCGAACGGACATCCAACCTTGCGCGGTTTCGCGCTTCAGCCGCCAGGCTTTTGGTCGCCACAGATGTGGCTGCACGTGGCTTGGATATCCCGTCTGTTGGTCTGGTGGTAAACTTTGATGTTCCGCGCAATCCTGATGATTACATTCACCGAGTTGGTCGAACTGCTCGTGCGGGGAGAGAAGGTGAAGCAATTACGCTAGTTGGCCAACGAGACGTGCAGCTCGTTCTAGCCATTGAGGAACGGGTTGGGAGGCAGATGGTAGCTTGGGAGGAGGAAGGTGTGAGTATCGAAGGAAGAATAGTAAGAGGAGGCTTGTTGAAAGATGTCGGAGGAGCAAAACGGGAAGCTCTTGGAGAGATTGAAGAAGGGAGAGACGTGCTTGGTCGTAGGGTGAGGAAATTGAAAAAGACCCGCTGA
- a CDS encoding uncharacterized protein (EggNog:ENOG410PZWM~BUSCO:12942at33183), translating into MPTPIPSTTSRQALLEKSSNPILPPPNHFNAPNSTMNKPITLPKGTGVPVTSPPAVAGQKRSIDHVDADDAMTHGSFHQATRDQEFYIYEEPSRSIVDLGRETSYLRLSAAVADPRLARREQESQESVGLSSLLNLSQASENNFSITHPTTTRQSTGDSTEPTRSVVPTDPEERRIFIQEKATLLRVRLQAAVKVMDRKQDLDRRLAEFEARYAAQRKYWEETIAQLNKSCEIAAALYKAVPNEKTPKLDRSPSLREGGPMPTMDSSPPSSSASGTPHSQATPKQTASSSHRQSHGLMSPIHLARSDQHGNVIIVDRDINCSVEKMMAKVKRGEALDGLLKLMETTTEYDGLDEWTG; encoded by the exons ATGCCTACTCCCATCCCTTCCACCACATCCCGACAGGCTCTCCTTGAGAAATCCTCCAACCCTATACTACCTCCCCCAAATCACTTCAATGCTCCCAACAGCACCATGAACAAACCTATCACATTGCCAAAAGGCACTGGCGTTCCTGTTACATCACCACCCGCCGTTGCTGGCCAGAAACGATCAATTGATCACGTGGATGCAGATGATGCCATGACACATGGTTCTTTCCACCAGGCAACTCGCGACCAGGAGTTTTATATCTATGAAGAGCCGTCGCGGTCAATCGTTGATCTCGGAAGAGAG ACTTCATATTTGCGCCTGTCCGCTGCCGTCGCCGACCCTCGTCTGGCTAGACGCGAGCAAGAGTCTCAAGAGAGTGTAGGTCTATCATCACTTCTCAACCTAAGCCAAGCTTCCGAGAACAATTTTTCTATCACACATCCCACAACCACCCGACAGAGCACAGGAGACTCCACCGAGCCCACCAGATCTGTGGTTCCAACGGATCCAGAAGAGCGAAGGATATTTATCCAGGAG AAAGCTACTTTGCTTCGAGTACGATTACAAGCTGCTGTGAAAGTCATGGATCGCAAGCAGGATCTTGACCGCCGTCTCGCCGAGTTTGAAGCTCGTTATGCAGCGCAGAGAAAGTATTGGGAGGAAACGATTGCACAACTCAACAAGAGCTGCGAAATCGCTGCAGCCCTGTACAAAGCGGTCCCGAATGAAAAGACACCGAAGCTGGACCGGTCGCCCTCTCTTCGCGAGGGAGGTCCAATGCCTACGATGGATTCCTCTCCTCCTTCCTCGAGCGCAAGCGGAACTCCGCACAGCCAGGCCACTCCAAAACAAACCGCTTCGAGCTCTCACCGCCAGTCCCACGGACTCATGTCGCCAATCCACCTTGCAAGGTCTGATCAGCATGGGAATGTGATCATTGTTGACAGAGATATCAACTGTTCAGTGGAAAAAATGATGGCCAAGGTCAAGCGAGGCGAGGCGTTGGATGGGCTTCTGAAATTGATGGAGACTACAACTGAGTATGACGGGTTGGATGAATGGACTGGGTAG
- a CDS encoding uncharacterized protein (EggNog:ENOG410Q5D7), whose amino-acid sequence MAPKRAMARGSRGRRGGSTANRGKGVGRGSGTGKVTFSLLESKKGEVNGGESPVAERWTVGCRILLSGTYPGKGRDRAYWRRQLGWLGTKNQRIHHRYEAVGNPTSPKKDRRRYLWVLEKGEWIGKGEWMEYKDILECSRAGTRPHTWKGFLAGRTSAGAGQSKSKEVVRGDRWVWSGGTWMTTSKICDNGKYMKRRTE is encoded by the exons atggCTCCTAAGCGAGCGATGGCTCGTGGCTCCCGGGGTAGACGGGGTGGTAGCACCGCCAACAGAGGAAAAGGGGTTGGTCGGGGAAGTGGGACGGGGAAGGTCACCTTCTCACTCCTGGAGAGTAAGAAGGGAGAGGTGAATGGAGGTGAAAGCCCCGTCGCTGAACGGTGGACTG TCGGGTGTAGGATCCTGCTGAGCGGAACCTACCCCGGCAAGGGAAGAGACAGAGCCTATTGGCGTAGGCAGCTGGGATGGCTCGGTACCAAGAA CCAAAGAATACACCACCGATACGAGGCGGTTGGTAACCCGACCAGTCCAAAAAAAGACCGCCGCCGATACCTCTGGGTTCTGGAGAAGGGCGAGTGGATCGGCAAGGGCGAGTGGATGGAGTATAAGGACATCCTTGAGTGTAGCCGCGCGGGCACGCGGCCACACACTTGGAAAGGCTTCCTTGCTGGACGGACCAGCGCGGGCGCTGGGCAGAGTAAAAGCAAAGAGGTGGTTAGGGGCGATAGATGGGTATGGAGCGGAGGAACATGGATGACGACATCCAAAATATGTGATAATGGTAAATATATGAAGAGAAGAACTGAATAA
- a CDS encoding uncharacterized protein (EggNog:ENOG410PFVG~COG:A~BUSCO:6154at33183) encodes MAWRNQGITGSNNVPLGRRRFGGDEADRSDTTTPASAVADAGMKRGRSPVRADPPSDGIKKRKKRNRWGDAQENKAAGLMGLPTLIMANMTNEQLEAYTLHLRIEEISQKLRINDVVPADGDRSPSPAPQYDNFGRRVNTRENRYRKRLEDERHKLIEKAMKVIPNYHPPSDYRRPTKTQEKVYVPVNDYPEINFIGLLIGPRGNTLKKMEAESGAKIAIRGKGSVKEGKGRSDAAHTSNQEEDLHCLIMADTEEKVNKAKKLIHNVIETAASIPEGQNELKRNQLRELAALNGTLRDDENQACQNCGQIGHRKYDCPEQRNFTANIICRVCGNAGHMAKDCPDRQRGTDWRNHGPSMRKGVGDAVDREMEQLMQELSGGAPSGSGEVPRRIEAGPGGYDQGNKYGEQRDLKPWQRGPTGGPAPWQRRDDRRDDQGHRDHGAAPPWAAGGGHGDRGDQVERGDSYGYGSHSAGYGAAPGAAAPWQQQAPPPPPGGQAAYGYGYPGFSGAQTMGAPPGLSGVPPPPPGMGSMYSGYPGANPPPPPPPADGPPPPPPSEQPPPPPPPA; translated from the exons ATGGCCTGGCGAAACCAGGGAATCACTGGATCCAACAACGTCCCTTTGGGACGTCGCCGGTTTGGAGGTGATGAAGCCGACAGGAGTGATACCACAACACCGGCATCCGCAGTCGCGGATGCTGGGATGAAGCGTGGGAGAAGTCCTGTTCGAG CTGATCCTCCTTCCGATGGAATCAAGAAGCGAAAGAAACGAAATCGATGGGGAGATGCCCAAGAAAATAAGGCGGCGGGCCTCATGGGACTTCCAACACTGATCATGGCAAATATGACCAATGAACAGCTAGAGGCTTATACTCTGCATCTTCGCATCGAAGAAATTAGCCAAAAGCTTCGCATCAACGATGTTGTGCCTGCGGACGGTGATAG GTCTCCTTCGCCGGCCCCGCAGTACGATAACTTTGGCAGACGTGTCAATACTAGGGAAAACCGCTATCGGAAACGTTTGGAAGACGAACGACATAAGCTGATTGAAAAGGCTATGAAAGTTATTCCTAACTATCATCCGCCTTCTGACTATAGGCGTCCGACTAAGACCCAGGAGAAGGTCTATGTCCCAGTGAACGACTATCCTGAGATTAACTTCA TTGGCTTACTTATCGGACCCCGAGGCAATACCTTGAAGAAAATGGAGGCAGAGTCGGGAGCTAAAATTGCCATTCGCGGAAAAGGATCCGTGAAGGAAGGCAAAGGGCGTTCTGACGCGGCTCACACTAGCAACCAGGAAGAAGATCTCCACTGTCTAATCATGGCAGATACCGAAGAGAAAGTGAACAAGGCGAAAAAGCTGATCCATAATGTTATTGAAACG GCCGCATCCATTCCGGAGGGTCAGAACGAGCTTAAGAGGAACCAGCTTCGTGAACTCGCTGCCCTTAACGGCACGTTGCGCGACGATGAAAATCAAGCATGCCAGAACT GTGGTCAAATCGGCCATCGCAAATACGATTGTCCTGAGCAACGCAACTTTACTGCGAATATTATTTGTCGTGTTTGTGGAAATGCCGGCCACATGGCAAAGGATTGTCCTGATCGCCAACGAGGCACGGATTGGCGCAACCATGGTCCTAGCATGCGCAAAGGAGTCGGAGATGCTGTTGATCGTGAAATGGAG CAACTTATGCAAGAACTTTCGGGCGGTGCTCCTTCTGGTAGTGGCGAGGTACCTCGACGTATCGAAGCCGGACCCGGAGGATATGACCAGGGTAATAAGTACGGCGAGCAACGCGATTTGAAACCATGGCAACGTGGCCCGACTGGCGGTCCTGCTCCTTGGCAACGACGCGACGACCGCCGAGATGACCAGGGACATCGTGACCACGGCGCTGCACCACCTTGGGCAGCTGGCGGTGGCCACGGTGATCGTGGGGATCAGGTGGAACGAGGCGACTCTTACGGCTACGGATCGCATAGCGCTGGATACGGTGCCGCACCCGGGGCTGCTGCTCCATGGCAACAACAGGCGCCCCCCCCTCCACCCGGTGGACAAGCAGCATATGGATATGGATATCCTGGATTCTCCGGTGCTCAAACTATGGGTGCTCCCCCAGGGCTCAGTGGTGTCCCTCCGCCTCCTCCAGGTATGGGATCTATGTACTCTGGATATCCAGGAGCCAATCCGCCGCCTCCACCTCCCCCGGCTGATGGGCCACCACCACCG CCTCCGAGCGAACAGCCACCTCCACCTCCACCTCCGGCGTGA
- a CDS encoding uncharacterized protein (EggNog:ENOG410PFMV~COG:P~TransMembrane:11 (o123-141i153-179o199-219i226-246o266-286i298-318o354-371i392-413o480-499i530-549o555-572i)~BUSCO:3795at33183), producing the protein MADNGQTASHGGFSLPKGPNFHSANSPVASHRMPWQSSSKTSLRSLRSHPRVYSAEMQRQSQESGGLGSRQSGMPPPATDDDGDKWWKIHFFQGMKNDIRRRAPYYWSDWKDAWDYRVIPATIYMYFANILPALAFSLDMFEKTHMSFGVNEVLLASVLGAVVFSLFAAQPLVIVGVTGPITVFNYTVYDIMTPRGTNYLAFMAWIGLWSLIMHWVLAVTNSCNGLTYVTRFSCDIFGFYVAFIYIQKGIQVLTRQWGMAGEASAYLSIMVALLVLMSGFICGWIGDSNLFKRPVRKFIEDYGTPLTIIFFTGFVHIGHMKNVKVETLPTTKAFFPTLDRGWLVHFWDIDVSDIFLAVPFAMLLTILFWFDHNVSSLIAQGTEFPLRKPAGFHWDIFLLGLTTGIGGIMGIPFPNGLIPQAPFHTAALCVTRQVADDDEINKGKSVRINDHVVEQRVSNLAQGLLTVGTMTGPLLVVLNLIPQAVMAGLFFIMGVQALLSNGMTQKLLFLAQDKKLTPSSEPLKRIERRLAIWVFVAIELVGFGATFAITQTIAAIGFPVFILLLIPVRTFLLPRWFTPLELSILDAPTASPFTMESVGGAYGHSPEDHSNNDSGVLERGRGLRTPPDSRVEECAVEDGLERGEALELGTMRKTMRRRSRNDG; encoded by the exons ATGGCCGACAACGGACAGACCGCCTCTCACGGGGGTTTCTCCCTCCCGAAAGGCCCTAATTTTCACTCTGCAAACTCCCCCGTTGCCTCTCACCGGATGCCGTGGCAGTCATCTAGCAAAACCTCCCTTCGATCACTGCGATCGCACCCGCGCGTGTACTCCGCTGAGATGCAGCGCCAGTCCCAGGAATCTGGCGGACTCGGCTCTCGACAGTCAGGCATGCCTCCGCCAGCGACTGACGATGACGGGGATAAATGGTGGAAGATCCATTTCTTTCAGGGAATGAAGAATGACATCAGGAGGCGGGCCCCTTACTACTGGAGCGACTGGAAGGATGCGTGGGATTATCGAGTGATACCGGCGACAATTTACATGTATTTTGCAAA TATCTTGCCCGCTCTTGCATTCTCACTAGACATGTTTGAGAAAACACATATGAGCTTCGGTGTGAACGAGGTGCTTCTTGCCTCGGTTTTGGGTGCTGttgtcttttctctctttgcTGCGCAGCCGCTCGTCATTGTCGGAGTTACGG GCCCAATCACGGTCTTCAATTACACCGTGTATGATATCATGACACCGAGAGGCACAAACTATCTCGCCTTCATGGCTTGGATCGGACT CTGGTCTTTGATTATGCACTGGGTCCTTGCTGTCACAAATTCCTGCAACGGTTTGACTTATGTCACCCGATTCTCCTGTGATATTTTTGGATTTTACGTCGCTTTTATATACATTCAGAAGGGAATCCAGGTTTTGACTAGACAGTGGGGGATGGCTGGCGAGGCTTCAGCGTATCTCTCCATCATGGTCGCTTTGCTTGTTCTGATGAGCGGTTTCATCTGCGGATGGATCGGCGACAGCAATCTATTCAAGCGACCGGTTCGAAAATTTATCGAAGACTACGGCACTCCTCTCACTATTATCTTCTTCACAGGATTCGTTCATATCGGTCATATGAAGAACGTTAAAGTGGAAACGTTGCCTACGACGAAGGCATTCTTTCCCACACTGGACCGTGGCTGGCTGGTCCATTTTTGGGATATTGATGTTAGCGACATCTTTCTTGCTGTCCCATTCGCCATGCTGTTAACGATCCTGTTTTGGTTTGACCACAATG TATCTTCCCTGATCGCTCAAGGTACCGAGTTTCCACTTCGTAAGCCGGCCGGATTCCACTGGGACATTTTCCTCCTCGGTTTGACTACGGGTATCGGCGGAATCATGGGGATTCCCTTTCCCAATGGGCTCATCCCACAAGCACCTTTCCACACCGCTGCACTCTGTGTAACTCGTCAGGTTGCAGATGACGATGAGATCAACAAGGGAAAATCAGTCCGGATCAATGATCATGTTGTTGAGCAGCGAGTTAGCAACCTCGCGCAGGGTCTCTTAACCGTCGGAACGATGACCGGGCCGCTCTTGGTGGTCTTGAACCTCATCCCCCAGGCAGTCATGGCGggcctcttcttcatcatggGAGTCCAGGCCCTGCTTTCCAACGGCATGACGCAGAAACTCTTGTTCTTAGCTCAAGACAAGAAACTAACCCCATCGTCCGAACCACTTAAGAGGATCGAGCGCAGACTCGCCATCTGGGTATTCGTGGCGATCGAGCTGGTGGGTTTCGGTGCGACGTTCGCCATCACTCAAACCATCGCCGCTATCGGCTTCCCGGTCTTCATTCTTCTGCTCATTCCCGTACGGACATTTTTGCTTCCGCGGTGGTTCACCCCACTGGAGCTATCGATTCTCGATGCACCCACCGCGAGTCCGTTTACAATGGAGAGCGTTGGCGGTGCATACGGGCATTCTCCTGAAGACCATTCCAACAATGATTCAGGCGTATTAGAACGGGGGCGGGGTCTGAGGACTCCACCGGATTCGCGCGTCGAGGAGTGCGCTGTCGAGGATGGGCTGGAGAGAGGCGAAGCGCTTGAGCTTGGAACAATGAGGAAAACCATGAGAAGACGTAGTCGAAATGATGGGTGA
- a CDS encoding uncharacterized protein (EggNog:ENOG410Q5GF) — translation MSLYRDMISPSQLSLLLKGPTVKIAHASFENDTPTVICNAMPKAVVKHFSPFLDDCFPPADKLHVRRKGCDGATHVTICGGVKAAFIYIFQWMLASCRGTGLQRIERLEFAQYARLHEAATLLGIPRIQQEMATRMDKMSKSQVPIKDVRIIYENFPRDALARQIVIRSIGDAIFERRLRRWDLYKDFKLECIEYDDDIYSYIEGKKRAIREAERLENRRQERRRRKKERSKEYQPVAREPPQVVNKTVQGVVTRKGRGAQPTYVRIGLEDFGVSNQQFSRGGKGYP, via the exons ATGTCCCTATACAGAGACATGATTTCTCCATCTCAGCTTTCCCT TCTTTTGAAAGGGCCTACTGTCAAGATCGCCCATGCAAGCTTCGAAAATGACACACCAACAGTCATCTGCAATGCCATGCCAAAGGCAGTGGTGAAGCACTTCTCTCCCTTCTTGGACGACTGCTTCCCTCCAGCAGACAAGCTCCACGTAAGGCGAAAGGGCTGTGATGGTGCAACACACGTTACCATTTGCGGCGGTGTGAAAGCCGCTTTCATTTACATTTTCCAATGGATGCTCGCTTCGTGCAGAGGCACGGGTCTCCAACGAATTGAGCGTCTTGAGTTTGCACAATACGCCAGACTCCATGAAGCCGCAACGCTTCTTGGGATCCCGCGGATTCAGCAAGAGATGGCTACCCGCATGGATAAGATGTCGAAGTCGCAGGTTCCCATTAAAGACGTTAGGATCATTTACGAGAATTTCCCCCGGGACGCCCTTGCCCGACAAATAGTGATACGTAGCATCGGGGACGCCATATTTGAACGCCGCCTGCGTCGATGGGACCTGTACAAGGACTTCAAGCTCGAGTGTATCGAATACGATGACGACATCTACAGCTACATTGAGGGGAAGAAACGAGCAATTAGAGAGGCTGAGAGGTTGGAGAATAGGCGTCAAGAGAGGCGacggagaaagaaagaacgCAGCAAGGAATACCAGCCCGTAGCCAGGGAGCCTCCTCAGGTCGTAAACAAGACGGTTCAAGGTGTTGTCACTCGAAAAGGCCGCGGTGCCCAGCCCACTTACGTTCGCATCGGACTGGAAGATTTTGGAGTTTCAAACCAGCAGTTTTCTCGTGGCGGAAAAGGATACCCATAG
- a CDS encoding uncharacterized protein (EggNog:ENOG410PK8M~COG:O) — protein sequence MFHRLSQHLRHIQARETSTMADRQPNITLYTTGTPNGIKVSIALEELGIPYKVHAIDLRQNTQKEPWFLEINPNGRIPAITDTFSDGKQINIWESGSILQYLAEQYDKDYKISYPKGSRESYEVNNWLHFQMGGVGPMQGQANHFLRYAPERIEYGVNRYVNETRRLYGVLDRHLAKSKSGYLVGDHISIADIAHWGWIASAGWSGVDIDEFPHLKTWEERMLQREGVEKGRHVPTRHTVKELLKDKERMEKAAAESRAWVQAGMKEDAQK from the exons ATGTTTCATCGTCTTTCACAGCATCTAAGGCACATACAAGCCCGAGAAACATCAACCATGGCAGACAGACAACCGAACATCACTCTCTACACTACCGGAACGCCCAACGGCATTAAGGTCTCTATTGCCTTGGAAGAATTGGG AATCCCATACAAAGTCCATGCGATCGATCTCCGGCAAAATACCCAAAAAGAGCCGTGGTTCCTCGAGATCAACCCGAACGGGCGCATCCCTGCGATCACTGATACCTTTTCCGATGGCAAGCAGATTAATATCTGGGAGTCCGGGAGCATCTTACAGTACCTAGCCGAGCAATATGATAAGGACTATAAGATCTCGTACCCCAAGGGAAGCAGAGAGTCATACGAGGTGAACAACTGGCTACACTTTCAGATGGGTGGAGTTGGGCCTATGCAAG GCCAGGCAAATCACTTCCTTCGCTATGCTCCGGAACGAATTGAATACGGTGTCAACCGCTACGTCAATGAAACCCGTCGCCTGTATGGCGTGCTTGACCGGCATCTCGCCAAGTCCAAGTCCGGATACCTCGTCGGTGACCACATCTCCATAGCCGATATCGCTCATTGGGGATGGATTGCCAGCGCTGGATGGTCTGGCGTAGACATCGATGAATTCCCGCACCTCAAGACCTGGGAGGAGAGAATGTTGCAGCGTGAGGGCGTCGAGAAGGGAAGACACGTTCCCACTAGGCATACGGTTAAGGAGCTGTTGAAGGATAAAGAGCGGATGGAGAAGGCCGCTGCTGAGAGTCGAGCGTGGGTGCAGGCCGGGATGAAGGAAGATGCCCAAAAATGA